CGGTCGCGAGCAACAACTTTTTCTCTTTTCTGGCTCATATTTTCTTAATCCGCTCAGTCAATGTTTTCAAAATCTTCTTTTTCGGCGCCGCAGTGGGGGCATACCCAATATTCGGGAAGTTCGCTAAACGATGTTCCCGGCAAGGCGTCTGTGCCTGCTTCTGGATCCCCGTACTCCGGATCATATATATAGTTGCAAATATTGCACTGGTATCTGTCAAATTCGCCCATAAAAAAACTCCTTTGTGCGTTCTCTTATATTATCGACACAAAGGAGATTTTTGTAAAGCAAACCCCATTTTTTTCAGGATTTATGCAGCTAGCACTTTTAATCAACCTCCAGAGGCCAATTACATTGAGCCACGGAATGGTCAATTTTCGCAAGACTTCTGTTTATCGTATTCACTGTTGAAGCGGCACTTTCAAAATAATCTTTCCAATACCCGATACCACGCTTCGTCCAGAAGGCGTAGAATTTATCAAGAGCAGCTTCAGGGGTTGTTTCGTTAAAAAAAAGTTTCGCCTGATACTCATTTTTTTAGGCCTATGTTGTTTTTGATGAGCAACGAATAAAGGTACCCCTATGTCTTCAGGCTCTAAGTCCCGTGAAAAAAACATTTCACTTTTTTCTGACGTTAAAACCTTCCCGCCATTGTCTTCTGCATATTCATAAAACAATTCAATAAACGCAGCAACCTTCTTGCAAAACTCTTTTTCTTCCACAGAATCCTTATACTTTGGATCAGTAAGATTTCGGCTCACAACTTCAATACTATAACTATTCTCGTTGCCACCATAAACAAACTGAACAGACGCAGTACGATGACGACAATCTCTATGATTCACTAAGGGAATTGCAATGTAATCCGTACCTAAGAATATGCATCCCAGAGAGAGCATGTCGTTTTTATTCTTCTTTCTTACAGAATAGTACAACCCATCATTTTTTCGCTTATCTTCGAACCAATCGAAAAAAAACTTGTGCATTTTTTCTAATGGATGTGGCATAAAAAGACTCCTTCATAATTATATTTTCACCGCACTTAATATACCTTCCAAAGAAAATAAAGTCAAGTGTTTCTTTA
The nucleotide sequence above comes from uncultured Fibrobacter sp.. Encoded proteins:
- a CDS encoding rubredoxin, which gives rise to MGEFDRYQCNICNYIYDPEYGDPEAGTDALPGTSFSELPEYWVCPHCGAEKEDFENID